The following nucleotide sequence is from Microbacterium arborescens.
CGGGACGAGTCGGGCGGCTCCGGCACGACGTACAGGCCGGTCGGCGAGTTGGCGGTGTAGGTCAGCGCCTCGAGCCAGGTGCGGTTCAGCGCCGGCGTGCGCGAGCCGTAGTACTTGAAGACGAGCCCGCATCCCGGATGGAGCCACACGGTGGTACGGCCGTCTCCGATGCTCACGTCGTCCTTCCAGGTGAGGGTGAAGGCTTCGCCACGACGGAGCTTCGTGGTGATCACCGTCTGGAGGTGCGCGAGCGTCCGGTCCTCGAAATCGGCTCGGATCTGATTCTCGTAGATGAAACGGCCCATCACCTGTCCTTCCGGTCCGGCCCGACCCTAACGCCCGCAACGCACGACCGGCATCCCCTTGCGCCCGACGAAGGGGTCGGTAGTCTCGCCTGACGCGGCGCGCTCAGCGCCGGTGGAGCGAGAGGCGGATGCCGTGTCCAAGAGAGTCGATGTGTTCTACGGCGGTCGCCCCTACAGCATCGGCGGACGCGACATCGACGACATCCGCGCCGAGATCGCCGCCGCGCTCGCGATCGGCCACGGATGGCTCACCGTCAACGACGGTGAAGGCGTCGCGCAGACGACGGATCTGCTCATCACTCCCGGTGTCGACGTCACCCTCGCCGACATCCCCGGCGACTGAGGCTTTGCGCATCCGGCCGCGAAAGTCAACCCCCTCCCCCTTCCTGAGAACTGCCTCAAACCTGCGGAAGCACAGCGCGGCTGTGCGCGTCGCGGATCGAGCGCGCGCGGATCGGATTCTTCCGCGATCCCCGCCGACTCGATCGCGGAAGCTGTTGATCGCGCCATCGGCGCGCGAGGAGGAATATTGGGCAGGTTTGTTTACGACGGCAACAATCGCGTCGACATCGAGGACCGCACGCTCGCACACCTTCAGATGACCATCGGGGCCAAGCTCCGACGAGGCGAGGCGTTCTTCTTCACTTGGAAGGACGATGTCAGCGTCGGCAAGGGCCGAACGACCGTCTGGATGCACTCTGCGGCATCCCTCGTCTTCACCTTCCACGGCAGTCGCACCCCGGCGATCAACCGCGCCTGGCTCGAGGCGCTGATGTACACGGCCAACTCGCCCACCGGGCTCTACGTCGTTCCCGAGCCGGCGGAGTCCGCGACCGACAAGCTCGGTGTTGAGTAGTCAGCCCGTTCGACGGGGGTTGCAGACCGACGACCCCGGTCGGGCACAGGAATCGATCAGCTCGCTCTACGAGTCCTCGGTCTCTCTCGCGGTCGACGGTTCCACGCCGTTCCGATACGAGATGGCAGCTCTCGCTCACCCCGAAGCGGCGGCCGCCGCGATCCGTTTCACCGGCACCATGCGTTCGGCCACGCACGCGTTTCCCCGCATCATCGTCGCGCACGCGGCCCAGGGCAGCCATCGCTGGCACGTGGGCGGAGAGTCCGGCGACGGACGCACGCCCTTCGTCGTGCCGCCCGAGACGGAGTTCACGGCCGAATTCCGGCAGCTGCACCTGCGCACCTTCAGCATCACCGTCGAGACTCTCGACCATGTGCTGCGCGCACTGATCGGGGACGACCCGCGCAACCTGCAGTTCGCCGGGCTGAACCGCCGGGCCGAGAACCCGCGGCTCGTCGCCGAGACGCTCCGCTTCCTCGAGGCGACCATCCTGGCCGACGAGAAGGTCGCGGCGTCGCCGCTCATGCGGACTCAACTCATCCACCAGGCGGTCGCGTCGCTCGTGACGGCATTCCCGCTCATCGACCCGGACGAGGGGGAACGTCGCCGCCCGACGGCGCGCGCCGTCCGCCGGGCCGTGGCCTTCATGGAGGAGAACGTCGGCAACCCCATCAGCATCAGCGACATCGCGGTCGCTTCGGGAACATCGGTCCGAGCGCTCCAGAGCGCGTTCCACAAGGCCTTCGAGATCCCGCCGAGCACCTATCTGCGCCGCCTGCGCATCGAGGGAGCTCATCGCGAGCTGCGCGCTGCGCCTCCCGGCTCGACGACGGTCCGGGATGTCGCGCTGCGCTGGGGCTTCGCTCACACGGGTCGTTTCGCCCAGCTCTACGCCGCGATGTACGGCGAGCACCCGTCGCACACGCTGCGCCGCTGAGCCGCCTCCCTCAGGCGGCCGATGCGGCCGCGGCGTCGGGGAGCAGGATCCATACGCGGGCGCCGCCCAGCGGCGAGTCGTCGAGACCGATTCGCCCGCCGTGCGCCTGGATCACGCGTCGGCAGGTCGACAGGCCGATCCCGAGTCCGTCGACGTCGGAGTCGCCCCGCTCCATCAGCGCGAACACGCGCTCTCGGTCCTCCGGCGGCACGCCGGGGCCGTTGTCGTCGACGGTGATGCGCCACCCGCCGGGCACGGCGTGCGCCTCAACCCGCACCCGGGGCGCGAGCTCGGCCGCGGCGGTGAACTTCAGGGCGTTGGCGACGACGTTCTGAAGCACCGCACGCAGGAGGGTGGGATCCCCGACCGGCTGCACGTCGATGTCCTGGCTGACATCGGCGCCCGAGGCGGAGATCTGCGCATCGAGGTCCTCGACGACGGCGTGCATCACGGCATCCAGATCGACCCGCTTCCGCTGCGGGCTCGCGCCGCCGACGCGGGCGTAGGAGAGGATGTCCGAGATCATGGCGTTCATACGGTCGGCCGCCGACTCCGCACGGGCGAGCACCCGCGCCGCTTCGGGAGCGTTGTCCATGTCGGGGCTGTCGATCGCGAGCTCGAGGAAGCCGGTGAGCGCCGTGAGCGGATTGCGGAGGTCGTGACTGATCTGCCCCGCGAAGCGTGAGAGCTGATCGTTGGACTCGCTGAGCTCACGACTGATCCGGCGCAGTTCGAGCAGGTCCACCACCTGGTGCGCGAGCAGGTCGAGCGCATCACGCGAGGACTCGTCGAGATCGCCGACGGAGTCGTTGAAGACGCACAGCGTGCCGATCGCGACACCCGCCGGGGTGATGAGGGGGCTCGACGCGTAGAACCGCACGTGGGCGACCTCGCCGGTGACGAACGGGTTCGCGGAGAAGCGGTCGTCGAGGCGGGCGTCGGGAACGACGACCCGTCCGGGGCGTGCGATGACCGCGGCGCACATCGAGTCTTCGCGCGAGCAGACGGCCGGCTCGAAGCCGACGGCGGCGATCTGGTGCTGCGACCGGTCGTCGATGATGTTGATGACGGCCGTGTCGACGCCGCACACCGTGGCGGCGAGGCGGACGATCCCCTGCAGGTCGGGCGCGGGGGCCTCGCCGATGACGTGGTAGGCGTCGATCGCCTCGCGGCGGCTGATGTCGAGTTCGGTGACCATGGCTCTCTTACGCTATCCGCGTTCCCGGCGGGAGGGCTCGGGCCGGCGTCCTCGTCCGCGACCAGGCTCCCGCCACCAGCAGGCCGGCCACGACGATCTGGCCGCCGAGTCCGACGAACCAGCTCGGCACGGTCCGATCGCGGATCTCGGCGGGTGTCTCCACGCCATCGCGCATGGTCGGTCGGCATTCGTCGTACACCGTCGCGAGGTCGGGCGGGATCTGCGCCTGGCGGACTCCCGACGCGATCTGTCCGAACAGGTCGACGGGCTGGCCGTATCCGTTGTACTCGGCGGGCGTCGCGTCAGCGAGGATGACGAAGGGATTGGCCGCGAGCACCCACCAGACGCGGTCGAACCGCGGCACGGTGTACGTCGAGTCCTGCGGGGCGTCGCACACCATGCGGGCCGGATCGTTCCAGCAGTCGTCCGCGCCGTCGACGCACTGCGGCGAGCCGTCGGCGTTGTACATCGCCGGGCGGTAGGTCGTGGTCGCCTCACTCGAGAACGCGGTCGCGCCCAGGCCGAAGGCGATGAGCGTCCCGAAGACGAGGGCGGAGACGACGAGGTAGGTCGCCGCCACCGAGAAGAGGGGGCGGGCGATCAGGCCGCTGAGCCCGACCCCGATCGCGGCGATGATGCCGATCTCGACGATGAGGACCGCCAGCGACACCACGACCACGACGGGGTCCACTCCCCCGGCCAGCGTCGCGACGACGAGGAAGGGTGCCGCGACGGCGGCGAAGGCGAGCCCGGTGATCCAGGCGGCGAGCACCTTGCCCAGCAGGATCTCGGACGTGCGCGCGAGGGTCACCTGGACGGGTGCGAGGGTCGCGGCATCCCGGTCGCCGTTGATGGAGTTGCCGCTCAGCGTCGGTGAGACCAGCACGACGAGCAACAGCGTGATGATGACGATCGTCGAGTAGATCCCCGCGCCGCGTTGGTCGGCCTGAGAGACGATGCCGCCGAACGCGAGGAACGCGAGCGCCGTCACACCGATGAGCAGGACGGCGAAGATACCGAGCAGCACGTACCACGAGACGGTGCGCACGCGCTGGAGCAGCTCGAGGCGGGCGACGGTCCACAGCCGCGCGATGCTCATGACGCCTCCTTCCGCTCGGAGCCGAGATCGAGGAAGGTGTGCTCGAGCATCCCGGTGGCGGCCGAGAACTCCGCGACGGCGACGCCGGCGTCGATCAGCACGCGCAGGCCGGCCGCCGCCTCCGCCTCCGACGCGAACGGGATGAGCACATCGCGGCGATCGATCGGCACCCGCGCGACATCGAGCCCGAGTGCCGTCGCTATCGGGAGCACAGCGGCCTGCGCCTCGAGGTCGGCGACGCGCACCCGCCACGTCCGGGTGCGACCCGCGGCCGCCGCGACGCGGTCGGGGCTGACGGTCGCGCCGTCGAGGAGGAACACCGCGTCATCGACGACCTCCTCGAGCTCGGACAGGATGTGGCTGGAGATGAGCACGGTCTTCCCCGCCGCCGCGAAGCCGCGCAGGAGTCCGCGCAGGTCGACGCGCGCCTGCGGATCGAGCCCGGAAGCCGGTTCGTCGAGGAGGAGCACGGAAGGGTCGTGCACGAGAGCGCGCGCGAGTCCCAGCCGTTGCTTCTGCCCCCGTGAGAGCACACGGGCCTGCGATCCGGCAAGACCGGTCAACCCGACCTGATCGAGCAGTTCACCCGCACGGCGGGCCGCCGCGGGCTTGTCGAGGTCGTACAGCCGAGCGGTCATCTCCAGGGTCTCCCGCACCGTGAGCGACCCCCATGCGCCGAGTGCGTCGGGCATCCAGCCCAACCGTGCGCGCGCCTGCGCCGGATCGGCGACCGGGTCGATGCCTGCGATGCGGATGCTGCCGGCATCGGGCTGCAGCAGCGACGCGAGCATCAGCAGCAGCGTCGTCTTGCCGGCGCCGTTGGGGCCGACCAGTCCGGTCACGGCACCGGCTCGGGCATCGAGATCCACGCCACGCACGGCGTCGACCCGCCCGAACGATCGACGAACGTCGCGGACGGTGATCCCGGCGGTGAGCATGTCCGACACCCTAGGGGACGGCGGTGCCCGGATCGAGCGATGATCCGGCGGCGGGCGCGTCGTCTCGGGGCAGGCGGACGACCGCGGTGGTTCCGCGCACGGTTCCGGGAAGCAGTCGGACATCACCGCCGTAGGCCCGCGCCAGACCCCTCGCGAGCGAGAGCCCGAGGCCGAGCCCCTGGTCCGCGCTTCGACGAGAACGCGCGGTGCGGTAGAAGCGCTCGAACGCCTGCCGTCGCTCGGCGGGAGTCATCCCCGGGCCTGCATCGGATACGGCGATCACGATGTCGTCGGGACGGTTCGTGATCGCCACCGTCACCTCGCCACCGCGGGGCGACACCTGCCGGGCGTTGTGCAGCAGCTCCGCGACGATCGATTGGAGGTCGCGGTCCGCGATGCGCGCCCGGGCCTCGGTTCCCGTCACGGTGACCCGGACCTCGGGAACACCGTCGGCCGTTTCGGACACGGCCCGGTCGACGACCACGCGCACGTCGCTCGACGGCACCCCGGGCGACACATCCGCGCGGCCCGTCGCGAGCATGAGCTCGACCGTCCGCTCCAGCCTCTCGGCGGCGCGGTGGACGGTCTCCCACCGGTCGCGATGCTCGGGCATGGCCCCGGCGACGGCGAGTTCGGCGTTGCCGAGGATGACCGTGAGCGGAGTGCGCAGCTCGTGGCCGACCGTGTCGAGGAAGCGGTCGCGTACGGCGACAGCCTCGATCAGCTCGGTCACATCCTGAGCGACCACGAGGACCCCGATGGTCTCGCCGTCGAGAGCGATGGGGCGGGCGACGAAACGCAGGGCCACCTGGGCGCCGGGCTCGCCGACCCACACCCGACGCGCGTCGGCGAGCTCGCCCGAGACGATGATGTCGCGCAGGTACGGTCCCCACGCGATCGGTGTGACCCGGTCCTCCTCGTAGACGGCGCCGCGCCCGTCCTGGTCGAGCGAGATCTCGATCCCGGCGCGGCGCGCCAGCGCGCGTGCGGGGGCGTTCGCCACCAGCACCGCGCCGTCGTCGCCGAAGAGGACGATGGCGTCCGGGCTCGTGTCGAGCAGCTGACGCAGGGTCGCGTCGGCTCGACCCGACGACTCGAGCGCCTCGGCCAGTCGATGCGTGGTGCTGCGGACGGTCGTGCGCTGACGGCGGAGGTCGATGGCGACGAAACGGGTACCGATCGCGAACAGGCCGAGCATCGCCGGCAGCGTCACGAGCGACACCCATTCGCCGAGCCCCGCGGGGACGGCGGGGTCCGCTGCGAGAGGCAGGAGCCCCGCGACCACCACGCCGAGCGCCGCGACGACCGGCGGGAACGCGAACGCGAGCCAGGCGATGGCGAAGATCACGAGCATCCCGGCGACCGGCAGCAGATCGATCGCGCTGCTGCGTATGGGGGCGCAGGCGAGGATCGAGGCGAGCGGCACGATGCAGACCCAGACGGTTCCGCGGGTCGGTTTGTAATGCCAGACGAACCCCATGGCGATGCAGGCGGCGAGGATGACGCCCGCGCCGATGACATAGGCGACGGTGATGCGCGTGGGTTCGACGATCGCGACGGTCGTGGAGATCATCGCGGTCGACACCGCCATCAGGTACTGGGCGTACGGCTGGATCCGGGGTCTGCTGAGCATCGGGCCTCATCCGCGGGCATCCGCTCGCCCGACGACGATCACCCTCCCGACCCGGCGCGTCCGATGTCAAGTCCGTGACAAGCGCCGGCGTCAGTTCCTGAAGGCGTCGACACCGAGATCGGGGTGGTCGACGAAGACACCGTCGACGCCGGATGCCGCGAGTTCGGCCCACTCGGCGCGGTAGTCACCCCACGCGGATCGCCCGCCGCGGCGTCGATGCCGACGGGCGAGGAAGGCATTCTCAGGCCGCGCGGTCCAGGTGAAGACGACCAGATCGCGCTCGTGCGCTGCGTCCACGAGAACACGCCCGCCGTCCGCACCCTGAGCGGGGTCGAGGATCATCCGCTTGTCGAGGCTCACGCCGGCGACGCGGCCGCGCAGCGCATCGAGCCCCGCGGGCGATGCCCACGCTCGATAGCCGCGGGCATGCTCGCCCTCGGCGGCGACGAGGTCGTACGGGGTCCCGTCGGCCTCGAGGAGGAAGATCCGCGTTCCGGCGACTCCGGCGTCGGCGAGCCGGTCGAGGATCGTCAGTTCGAACGACTCGATCCACAGCGGCAGACCTGCGAGATCGGCGCGGACCGCCTCGATCTCGGCGCCGACGAGGCCGGCGACGTCGAAGCCCGCGCTCTCGAAGAAGGTCGCGTGCTTGATCTCGACCACGATGCCCGGTCGGCGCCCGGACTGCTCCGCGAAGTCCGCGACCAGGTCGAAGAGGTCTCGCAGCCGCAGCATCGGCTCCGCGCCGTCACGCCGGGCGCTGTCGGGCCGCAGCTGCGGGAGTCGCTCGCGACACCGGAGCCGCGACAGCTCGTCCCACGTGAAGTCCTCGGTGAACCAACCGATGACCGCGGCGCCGTCGACGGTCTTCGTCGTACGCCGCGCCGCGAACTCGGCGTGGTCGGCGACGTCGGTGGTCGTGCCGATCTCGTTCTCGTGGCGGATGATCGCGACGCCGTCCCGGCTGAAGACGACGTCGGGCTCGACGGCGTCGACGCCGTTCTCGAGCGCCAGCAGATACGACGAGCGGGTGTGCTCGGGGAGGTACCCGGGCGCACCGCGGTGTCCGATCACGAGGGGGCGAGGCACCGTCTCAGGCTAGGGCCGGCCCGCGGTGTTTCGCTGAGGGCGATCGGCTTCATGGCCTGCTCACAGCGGGGAACGCGCACCGCGGGAACCGGTTCCCCTAGGCTGGGTGGACACGGCATCCAGCTGTGTCGACCCTCGACTTGGAGTGTGAGAGCAGTGGCCCTCAATAACCCCGCATTCGACAATCCCGCGTTCAAGGAGCAGCGGCCGGGTCTGACGCCGCCCGCCGCTCCCGGCATGCAGACCGCCTCGGCGCAGCACGCCGGTGTGGACGTCGCCGCACAGGCGCAGCTCGAAGGCATGTACGCCTCGCCGGCCGCCGGTGCCCGCGAGACCGACCGCATGACGGTCGAAGACACCGTCGTCAAGACGCTCGGCCTCTTCGCCATCCTCCTCGTGACGGCAGCCGTCGGCTGGGTGTGGACGCTGTCCACCGTCGACCGCACGAGCCTGAACCCCAGCCCGACGCTCCTCCCGTGGATCATCGGCGCGCTCGGCGGCTTCGTCCTGGCGATGGTCATCACCTTCACGTCGCGTAAGAAGGTCCGCCCCGGCCTGATCTTCGCGTACGCGGCCTTCGAGGGGCTTTTCGTCGGCGGCATCTCCGCCTACCTCGAGTTCATCTTCCCGGGCATCGTGATGCAGGCGACTCTCGCGACGCTGGCCGTCGTCGGCGTCACCCTCGCGCTGTTCGCGAGCGGCAAGGTCCGGGCCTCGGCCAAGGCGACCAAGATCTTCATGATCGCGATGCTCGGCTACCTCGTCTTCTCGCTGCTGAACGTCGGCCTGATGCTCTTCGGCGTCATCCCGGGCGGCATGATGTTCGGTCTGCACAGCATGAAGATCGCCGGCATCCCGCTCGGGCTGATCATCGGCGTGCTCGTCGTCATCATGGCGGCGTACTCGCTCGTGCTCGACTTCGACAACATCCAGCAGGGCGTCCGCAACGGCGCACCGCGCAAATTCGGATGGGTCGGCGCGTTCGGCATCATGGTCACGGTCGTCTGGCTGTACGTCGAGATCCTGCGGATC
It contains:
- a CDS encoding ATP-dependent DNA ligase; translation: MGRFIYENQIRADFEDRTLAHLQTVITTKLRRGEAFTLTWKDDVSIGDGRTTVWLHPGCGLVFKYYGSRTPALNRTWLEALTYTANSPTGLYVVPEPPDSSRGHAFPDVSE
- a CDS encoding helix-turn-helix transcriptional regulator; translation: MSSQPVRRGLQTDDPGRAQESISSLYESSVSLAVDGSTPFRYEMAALAHPEAAAAAIRFTGTMRSATHAFPRIIVAHAAQGSHRWHVGGESGDGRTPFVVPPETEFTAEFRQLHLRTFSITVETLDHVLRALIGDDPRNLQFAGLNRRAENPRLVAETLRFLEATILADEKVAASPLMRTQLIHQAVASLVTAFPLIDPDEGERRRPTARAVRRAVAFMEENVGNPISISDIAVASGTSVRALQSAFHKAFEIPPSTYLRRLRIEGAHRELRAAPPGSTTVRDVALRWGFAHTGRFAQLYAAMYGEHPSHTLRR
- a CDS encoding sensor histidine kinase, producing MVTELDISRREAIDAYHVIGEAPAPDLQGIVRLAATVCGVDTAVINIIDDRSQHQIAAVGFEPAVCSREDSMCAAVIARPGRVVVPDARLDDRFSANPFVTGEVAHVRFYASSPLITPAGVAIGTLCVFNDSVGDLDESSRDALDLLAHQVVDLLELRRISRELSESNDQLSRFAGQISHDLRNPLTALTGFLELAIDSPDMDNAPEAARVLARAESAADRMNAMISDILSYARVGGASPQRKRVDLDAVMHAVVEDLDAQISASGADVSQDIDVQPVGDPTLLRAVLQNVVANALKFTAAAELAPRVRVEAHAVPGGWRITVDDNGPGVPPEDRERVFALMERGDSDVDGLGIGLSTCRRVIQAHGGRIGLDDSPLGGARVWILLPDAAAASAA
- a CDS encoding sensor histidine kinase translates to MLSRPRIQPYAQYLMAVSTAMISTTVAIVEPTRITVAYVIGAGVILAACIAMGFVWHYKPTRGTVWVCIVPLASILACAPIRSSAIDLLPVAGMLVIFAIAWLAFAFPPVVAALGVVVAGLLPLAADPAVPAGLGEWVSLVTLPAMLGLFAIGTRFVAIDLRRQRTTVRSTTHRLAEALESSGRADATLRQLLDTSPDAIVLFGDDGAVLVANAPARALARRAGIEISLDQDGRGAVYEEDRVTPIAWGPYLRDIIVSGELADARRVWVGEPGAQVALRFVARPIALDGETIGVLVVAQDVTELIEAVAVRDRFLDTVGHELRTPLTVILGNAELAVAGAMPEHRDRWETVHRAAERLERTVELMLATGRADVSPGVPSSDVRVVVDRAVSETADGVPEVRVTVTGTEARARIADRDLQSIVAELLHNARQVSPRGGEVTVAITNRPDDIVIAVSDAGPGMTPAERRQAFERFYRTARSRRSADQGLGLGLSLARGLARAYGGDVRLLPGTVRGTTAVVRLPRDDAPAAGSSLDPGTAVP
- a CDS encoding glycerophosphodiester phosphodiesterase family protein, whose amino-acid sequence is MPRPLVIGHRGAPGYLPEHTRSSYLLALENGVDAVEPDVVFSRDGVAIIRHENEIGTTTDVADHAEFAARRTTKTVDGAAVIGWFTEDFTWDELSRLRCRERLPQLRPDSARRDGAEPMLRLRDLFDLVADFAEQSGRRPGIVVEIKHATFFESAGFDVAGLVGAEIEAVRADLAGLPLWIESFELTILDRLADAGVAGTRIFLLEADGTPYDLVAAEGEHARGYRAWASPAGLDALRGRVAGVSLDKRMILDPAQGADGGRVLVDAAHERDLVVFTWTARPENAFLARRHRRRGGRSAWGDYRAEWAELAASGVDGVFVDHPDLGVDAFRN
- a CDS encoding Bax inhibitor-1/YccA family protein; its protein translation is MALNNPAFDNPAFKEQRPGLTPPAAPGMQTASAQHAGVDVAAQAQLEGMYASPAAGARETDRMTVEDTVVKTLGLFAILLVTAAVGWVWTLSTVDRTSLNPSPTLLPWIIGALGGFVLAMVITFTSRKKVRPGLIFAYAAFEGLFVGGISAYLEFIFPGIVMQATLATLAVVGVTLALFASGKVRASAKATKIFMIAMLGYLVFSLLNVGLMLFGVIPGGMMFGLHSMKIAGIPLGLIIGVLVVIMAAYSLVLDFDNIQQGVRNGAPRKFGWVGAFGIMVTVVWLYVEILRIIAILRGNN
- a CDS encoding ABC transporter ATP-binding protein, producing MLTAGITVRDVRRSFGRVDAVRGVDLDARAGAVTGLVGPNGAGKTTLLLMLASLLQPDAGSIRIAGIDPVADPAQARARLGWMPDALGAWGSLTVRETLEMTARLYDLDKPAAARRAGELLDQVGLTGLAGSQARVLSRGQKQRLGLARALVHDPSVLLLDEPASGLDPQARVDLRGLLRGFAAAGKTVLISSHILSELEEVVDDAVFLLDGATVSPDRVAAAAGRTRTWRVRVADLEAQAAVLPIATALGLDVARVPIDRRDVLIPFASEAEAAAGLRVLIDAGVAVAEFSAATGMLEHTFLDLGSERKEAS
- a CDS encoding ABC transporter permease, giving the protein MSIARLWTVARLELLQRVRTVSWYVLLGIFAVLLIGVTALAFLAFGGIVSQADQRGAGIYSTIVIITLLLVVLVSPTLSGNSINGDRDAATLAPVQVTLARTSEILLGKVLAAWITGLAFAAVAAPFLVVATLAGGVDPVVVVVSLAVLIVEIGIIAAIGVGLSGLIARPLFSVAATYLVVSALVFGTLIAFGLGATAFSSEATTTYRPAMYNADGSPQCVDGADDCWNDPARMVCDAPQDSTYTVPRFDRVWWVLAANPFVILADATPAEYNGYGQPVDLFGQIASGVRQAQIPPDLATVYDECRPTMRDGVETPAEIRDRTVPSWFVGLGGQIVVAGLLVAGAWSRTRTPARALPPGTRIA
- a CDS encoding ATP-dependent DNA ligase gives rise to the protein MTIGAKLRRGEAFFFTWKDDVSVGKGRTTVWMHSAASLVFTFHGSRTPAINRAWLEALMYTANSPTGLYVVPEPAESATDKLGVE